In Vibrio sp. NTOU-M3, the following proteins share a genomic window:
- a CDS encoding sugar diacid recognition domain-containing protein has translation MILDNQLAQQIVDRTMAIIGYNINVMNHAGIIIGTGEPTRLGQVHDGAILALKHGDSIELTKQSCESLKGVKPGINMLLHSNQQVVGIVGITGEPDEIRDFANLVKMSAEMIIDQAALVEQLQWDRRHREEFITAWINNELSAQELSHWAAKLSIDLSQPRVAVVIQFREGQTPKSLQSIRKVVDLLEYPQRDNLVAISSMTEIVVLKPCRQGEAWQSEQESVRIDKLLSRLSEHNIDGFDIALGQLFTSPTELYRSYQSAKQVLLIGRQRNPEQVKHLYEELRLPVLLAPLNDYWQGEQMCLSIRKLRENDRSGQLMKTLDVFFQCNGNLSECANSLFIHRNTLRYRLDKITEITGLSTTEFIGLAELYIASQISKLN, from the coding sequence GTGATACTGGACAATCAATTGGCGCAGCAAATTGTCGATCGTACGATGGCAATCATTGGCTACAATATCAATGTGATGAACCACGCTGGGATCATCATAGGGACAGGAGAACCCACTCGCTTAGGGCAAGTGCATGATGGTGCGATTCTCGCCCTAAAGCATGGAGATTCCATTGAACTGACCAAACAGAGCTGCGAGAGCTTAAAAGGGGTCAAGCCGGGCATTAATATGCTACTGCACAGCAACCAACAAGTGGTGGGTATCGTGGGCATCACAGGTGAGCCTGATGAGATCCGAGACTTTGCCAACTTAGTTAAAATGTCTGCGGAAATGATCATTGATCAAGCAGCATTGGTTGAACAGTTGCAGTGGGATCGGCGGCACAGAGAAGAATTCATCACTGCGTGGATCAATAATGAGCTGTCAGCACAAGAGTTGAGTCACTGGGCCGCTAAATTGTCTATCGATCTTTCTCAGCCTCGCGTTGCTGTCGTGATCCAATTCAGAGAAGGTCAGACACCCAAAAGCCTACAAAGTATTCGCAAAGTGGTCGATTTGCTTGAATACCCTCAGCGTGACAACTTAGTGGCGATTTCATCCATGACCGAAATCGTAGTCCTAAAACCTTGTCGGCAAGGGGAAGCGTGGCAAAGCGAACAAGAAAGTGTGCGTATTGATAAGCTGCTTTCTCGTTTATCAGAACACAATATCGATGGGTTTGATATTGCCCTTGGCCAACTCTTTACCTCACCTACAGAGCTATATCGTTCCTATCAAAGCGCAAAGCAAGTACTGCTTATTGGCAGACAGCGAAACCCTGAACAAGTTAAGCATTTGTACGAAGAGCTGCGATTACCAGTATTGCTTGCTCCACTCAATGACTATTGGCAAGGTGAACAAATGTGTTTGTCTATCCGTAAGTTACGAGAAAACGACCGCTCTGGACAATTAATGAAAACCCTTGATGTGTTCTTTCAATGCAATGGGAACTTATCTGAATGTGCTAACTCTTTGTTTATTCATAGGAATACGCTGAGATACCGTTTGGACAAAATCACTGAAATTACCGGACTATCAACCACGGAATTTATAGGTTTAGCCGAACTCTATATTGCGTCACAGATCTCAAAATTGAATTAG
- a CDS encoding GntP family permease, whose translation MSLILILLAVIAFIVLATTKFKLHPFLALIMAAFLAAFAYGLPADSIAKTIASGFGGILGYIGLVIVLGTIIGVILEKSGAAITMADTVIKVLGDRFPTLTMSIIGYIVSVPVFCDSGFVILNSLKESLAKRLKTSSVAMSVALATGLYATHTFVPPTPGPIAAAGNLGLESNLGLVIGVGIFVAGVAAIAGMLWANRFKDVEPDGDEELDEVKQDWKALKASYGELPTASQAFAPIFVPIILICFGSIAKFPSHPLGEGFVFDVLTFLGQPLTALVIGLFLSVRLLKSEKKIEEFGERISQGITAAAPILLITGAGGAFGAVLKATPLGEYLGTTLSALGVGIFMPFIVAAALKSAQGSSTVALVTTSALVAPLLGQLGLDSEMGRVLTVMAIGAGAMTVSHANDSFFWVVSQFSRMKVGLAYRAQTMATLVQGVTAMTLVYILSLVLL comes from the coding sequence ATGAGTCTTATACTAATCCTATTGGCGGTGATTGCGTTTATCGTACTCGCTACCACCAAATTTAAATTACATCCCTTCCTCGCGTTGATCATGGCGGCATTTTTGGCCGCATTTGCGTATGGCTTGCCCGCCGATAGCATTGCTAAAACCATAGCATCTGGCTTTGGTGGCATTCTCGGTTACATTGGTCTGGTCATTGTCTTAGGTACCATCATTGGGGTGATACTTGAGAAAAGCGGTGCAGCCATTACCATGGCAGATACCGTGATTAAAGTGCTTGGTGACCGTTTTCCAACGTTGACCATGAGTATCATTGGTTACATTGTTTCCGTTCCTGTGTTCTGCGATTCGGGCTTTGTTATTCTTAATTCTTTAAAAGAGTCGTTGGCGAAACGTCTTAAAACTTCTAGCGTAGCGATGAGTGTTGCCTTAGCGACCGGTCTATACGCCACTCACACTTTTGTGCCGCCAACGCCGGGTCCAATTGCCGCAGCAGGTAACTTAGGGCTGGAGTCAAATCTAGGTTTAGTGATTGGTGTCGGTATCTTTGTTGCTGGTGTAGCCGCGATTGCCGGTATGCTGTGGGCAAACCGTTTCAAAGATGTTGAGCCTGATGGTGATGAAGAGCTTGATGAAGTGAAACAAGATTGGAAAGCGCTCAAAGCTTCATATGGTGAGCTGCCAACAGCAAGCCAAGCATTTGCCCCAATCTTTGTGCCAATCATTTTGATTTGTTTTGGTTCGATTGCTAAGTTCCCAAGTCACCCACTAGGTGAGGGCTTTGTATTTGATGTTCTAACGTTCTTAGGCCAACCGCTGACAGCCTTGGTTATCGGCTTGTTCTTGTCGGTTCGTTTATTGAAGTCAGAGAAGAAGATTGAAGAGTTTGGCGAACGCATTAGCCAAGGTATTACTGCTGCGGCGCCAATTCTATTGATCACTGGTGCCGGTGGCGCATTCGGTGCAGTACTCAAAGCAACACCACTCGGTGAGTATTTAGGTACAACATTGTCGGCGCTCGGTGTCGGTATCTTTATGCCATTCATTGTTGCTGCTGCTTTGAAATCAGCTCAAGGATCGTCAACGGTTGCGCTGGTGACTACTTCGGCATTAGTGGCTCCATTGCTCGGTCAACTAGGCTTGGACTCAGAGATGGGACGAGTACTGACCGTGATGGCAATTGGTGCTGGTGCAATGACGGTCTCTCATGCGAACGATAGCTTCTTCTGGGTAGTGTCTCAATTTAGCCGCATGAAAGTGGGTTTGGCGTACCGTGCTCAAACCATGGCAACGTTAGTGCAGGGTGTCACGGCAATGACACTGGTATATATTCTTAGCCTAGTACTTCTATAA